A stretch of DNA from Pygocentrus nattereri isolate fPygNat1 chromosome 14, fPygNat1.pri, whole genome shotgun sequence:
TGTCCAGTTTCTCATTTCTCAGTTGCTCAGGAGTGCCCTCTATGGGCCTTTATGCAGCCTTTGGTGAGGACTGCATCAGTGGAGACTCCACAGTGGCCTGTTAGCCAGAATTCCATGAGATACAGGTGAGGACCAATCAGAGTGGAAGGTTTTGTTTACAGCTGCCTAAACAGCATGGCGGGTAGTACGATTTACACATGTAaggaaatgtatttgtttattaatgtaaCTTGTCAGTGGCCTGCACTGCATTCTTGTAATCACAATTCAGATATTGTAGATCCTCAAATCAGCTCATTAAAGAATAAAGACTACAAGCGATATGGTGTGCATCTGCAGAGTCTCCACATTGCACAAGTCATCCAAATGTATACGTTGAAATCAAGCACCTTCAAGGTCTCTTGTGCTATAGGGTGCCATTTAGGACTGGGCTATACCCACATTTAGTCATTTCTCATTGATGTCCCTTGATGTTCTTGTCATGAGATTACGTCTTGCCCTGCAAGACTATAGTTTTGCAGATCAGACATCAACAAATGAATCAGTTTGATTTACAGATATTCAGAAAGACAAACTAAGATATTGAGCATGAAAATATTATCTGACAATACATTATACAGTGTCAAACATTGAAGTGAAAATTTAAGATATGCATATAGGAAGGATATAGAAAGTGATGATGTTGCTCTCTGTAGCTATGACTACCTGAGTGATGAAGAGGACCGGCGCAGTGTGGACAGCAGTGCAAGTGAGGACAGTGTAGCTGAGCATCCTTACATTCCTCTGGTTACTGACGAGGAGAGCTGGAGCACCAAGTGCCGCAAGATGGAGCAGAGGTTTAAGATTGTCTATGCTCAGAAGGTgaacatacacagacacatgcatttATGTACATGTATAAAAGTACAGATCTTGTCTCTACTGTCCtgtgtttttttgtaatgtGATTATTCAGTGCTGTGTATATGTTCATATACAGTGCATGTCATTTCATATGGTGTATATTTAATTGTGATTAAAATCATCAGGGTTATCTGGAGGAGTTGGTTCGGTTGCGAGAGTCACAGCTGAAGAATGTGGAGACAGAGAATAAGAGACTAAATGCTAAACTGGAGGATCTGCAGGTCCAGAGCCAACAGGAGAAGAAAGAGCTGGAGGCCATTATACTAGAACTACAGGCACAACTGTACATAAGCTCTTTGAACTTCTACATGTGTGCTCACTAGGGATGCATAATTGGATTCAGCCAAGATGATAACCTGcaaatgtttgcataaaacATAGAATCAGCAAATTTTCCCTAAATGTTCCATAAAATGTTCCATAGAAATTCATGATTGATGCATCCCTGGTACATACGTGCGATAAGAGACATATGCATCCAgtcacacatactcacacagaAATGCATACAATGCAAAAACATAGAATATAAACACCATCTCTCACTGTGGAATGGAATCTTATGCATAAAATTTTCTACCCCCACATTcttattatctctctctcactcactctctttctctctctctctctctctttttctctctctctctctctctctctctctctctctctctctctctctttttctctgttttctgttccaTTCGTTTTCCATTGGCATAATATGTCCTGCAGGACTGGTGTCATTCCGTGTGAATCAGCCCATTTGCCAAAAAACGAGTCTGTCTCCTTAGTTCACCACTGGCCGTCAATGCGGGCTGCCAACAACCAAGGGGATGTAAAGCTATTTCGCCGGTAAGTGTGTATATtaggacagtgcaaaaaaactCTCTGGACAAATAAATAGTTTCAGGCatcatttattttctaataCTTATTTACATGGTTTTATTAACAGCATAAATTCCGACAGGTAAGGATTACACTAGTTAGTTCTTGCCCCTTCTGTCCCCTTCTTCCAAAAACTGGATGAACTTTTCAGCCAGACTTTATGGATACGTACTTCAGCATTTCACCTTATGTTTCGCATTGAAATTTGGGATTGACATCTGGTGATTTTTGCTGATCAGTCAAACTGTCTCAGGATTCTGTCGCATCTGGTGAACCAGGTACACACAGACGCCCTGCAGCTGTCGTGGAATTTGAGAATCGAATTGTGATTTGCTCAGatgtataaaaaaaagacacatgaaGCACAAAGTGGGCTAAAATGTCTCAAAAAACTAATATAAACTTGCAAATCATTTTTTGTCTGGGGAGCTTACAATACATCTGTAAGAAACCGTTgtcatgttttgtgtgtgtttgcatttgtTTAGGAGAAGTTTTCACAGTTTGACCTTCTCCAGCGAGGTCAGTCTGAACTCAAAAGATTCTGTTAAGACAGAAGAGAAGCAGAATGGAGAGTCTGCCTGGTCCTCAGCAGGTAAACACACGCACTCGCATATTTAAAAGCTTGTGGCCTACAGAGACCCAGCTTGTGTTTGTAAGCTGGCTGCTGTCTCAGTGGGTGAAATATGAGTAGGTGATGGACTGCAGGTCGGCCAGTTCCACTGTGGGTGAGGAATTGTGCTGCTTGCATGTGATTaagattgttttgttttgttttgttttcctctgtctcttttcccAGCTAAAGACACTACTCCATCTATGCTGGGCCTGTGTGGGTCTTTGgcctcttcccccagctgcaagTCTCTGGCTAGCCTAAAATCCAGCGAGTATTTGGTCAACATCAGCACGGAGCCCAGCCCTGCACTGTCCCCCAGCTAGGGGAGTCAGAGTTCAGCCTAACTTGTGGAAAGAAACATGACTCCGCCCCATATCTGACTAGAAATGCATCTTCCTTCTCAAACTCTCTTCATCCTCATTCAAATTCATTCATCTCTCATCATTAGGAAAGAGCCTATCTGCTCTGGTCAGGGATGCTTTTCTCTGCCTGTGCTGAGAAAGTGTTGGATTTTAGCGTGAACGGTGATGTTATCTCCCTCCATGATCCCTAGTGAATTTGTAGTAATTTCCATATAAGCTCTCTTACATTCTCCACCATGCAGAATGATCATATGATGAGAGAGAATAGGTGAGGATGAATTTATGAATTTGTGCTTGTTTGTCTGCATGAGAACTGACCTCCATTCAGAATGACTGTAAATGTCTTCACTGACCTGATGTGCTTGTGCCACCAACAGTTATGCCTGGCattgtgtgtatgagtgtgggCAGCAGCAAATGTAAACTTAGACCTTCTATAGTTCTGTTATGTTTGTACAGCTTGATTGGCTTAAAGAGTTGTGCTGCTTcatttatacatattatatattttgttatgTAGTGGCAgtgcttttgtctttttgggCAATAAAATGGTCCTTCTTTTGGTTATCTCAGTTAGTTTGCCTTCATATATTCTATCATCTTTCTTTGCTGTGTTAAGGATGAATTTAGATGAATGAGTTAGATTTGGACAGAAACACCCAATATAACTTACAGCTATGCTATGGTTTATATGGTGGCCCCAGAAAGTATTTGAACAATTGTGCcgtgtttaaaaatgtataaaagtgTACTGTCAAAATGTCAAATCAAGTAGCATTAATTTAGACAATTCCAAGattgtaattttctttttgaCAGTGTTCTTGAAAAAGGCGGATGGCGAGTTTCAGATCAGTATTAGATTGGTGTGGCAATTTCTTTACAGACTGCTGCgatgtttttctctgaaacaaaaATCATTTTGTTGAAAGTTTTGTGAAGTGAATGTAAAAACTTAATGACCAAATCCCCACCCCAGCCCACTACAGCCCCCCACCCAATAGTCTAATGGCAAATTTGACCCTTCTTCACCTCTTAAAGTTTATATCTTGTCCTGTTAGAGACAGTTAAATAGTCTTATTGCCTTGAGGGTGGTGACCTCTGGTGGCCTGTAGTTGTTACTGACATCAAGCAGCTGGTAGCAACGGGATTTTCCATGCTAGATGCTTTAAGTGATGAGTATTTTTGTATAGAGTCAGAAAGTAACAGTACGTTTTGTAAAGAGGATGATTCACTCTCTCAAACTTGATAGTTTTCATTGCCGCTATAACTTAAGACTGCTTTCTGACAATGTAATAGTAATCCATAACAATATATATAGTCTTATATTAAGTTCAGTGGGgaactgtatgtaaatgttgaagcacactcactggacactaccattttacatctacaagctTGACCAACAGGATATCTAATATTGTaacaataaatctaatatatgtatgtatggtAGAGTGGGCAGTACTTGGacactgttttaaaaactcgagcagcactgctgtgtctgatccatttgtACCAGCATAATACATATTAACATGCCACCATGGCAATATCACTGTAGGACCGCTGTCACTGTCGATTACATGAATAATCAAGTCATTTAGTGAACATTTTGATGACTAGTTGAGTATTCTCTTTTTTGAgaccaaacaataaaaatagccTTAACTAAACAATGAAATACCCCgtaacccagaaggataagcggtttagtaaatgtgagtgagtgagtgagtgagagagagagagagagagagagagagagagagagagaacaatgaAATACTATGCAGAGGCTTTCAAAGATTCCAAAAtacttctctgaaaaagataaGGCTTAGACCAAAACTATTAACATTATATGTGTACAGTTCGAACTGGAAAACACTTAATTGTATATACAGGTAATttctaaaacaaacatttgtggatttttttgtgatctgctggtgtgggtttccccTTTTAGTAGTGCACATGTGTTAGCTCCCCCTAGTGGAGAATAATAATATATGCTAAATATGGCTTCATAATGACCTATGGATACCCTGTTCAGCCTAGAAGTTGTATCCTAATTTCTAAGCCGACTAATCAAGAATGTACAATTATATTAATCATTTATTAAAAACTGAGTTGTCAACACAGTTCACCACTAAAACAACACCTGCTCAGTGAGGCTCCTCATGCAGTTCAGACCACTGATGAATGGGGTGCTGaggttaacaaagtatgcagaggaacaggtggcctacagtctgtaactgcagaactacacaGTTCCAAACATaagaaaatacactgaaacacaaCATGCTCAGTGTTTTTCTATTTAAACACCGCTTCTACTTTTCTTTTGCAAATACTCCACCTTGGaggaaatggaaaaatataaaaatgcttcttcaaatgttctttttagtaGAGacaagagttctatatagaaccatgaaaactcaaagaaccatttgcaagcTGGAATGGTTCTTTGCGCTTTGATATGAATCTTCAAATTGTTgtagaatatgttgtatatggttctaccgagaacctttttgaaatgtggttctatatagcaccgagAAGGGCTCCTCTGTTTTTACAGGCCTGACATTGTTACAACAACGtcttctgcatagaaccatatatacatgttctccatgaatctgaatTCACCAAGCAAAGATCCATTTAAGCTGGGTCCTTTGTGTGGTCATGGTTCTGTATTAGGATCTTTACCTAAGAGCCCTTggagaaccgtctttttaaagaatgtgctAAAATTGGAATTGCTGGAATGTTTATAAGGATCTCGCCTGACTTTATGAACCGCAATCATATTTCAAACTGCAAAACATGAGAGTTAACAATGTGGGCGGGACAGCTGCATTTTGACGCCCAATCTGACACGAACGATAGCTGCAGCGACCAATAGGATGGAAGTAGTATTttgcagcagccaatcagattgagGACATGTGCTTCGACACGCCCTCTCCCACATGAGTATGTAGGCTGGCTGTTGTCAGATAGTGAAGAAACTGGCAGGCCACCAACAATGTAGACGAGCTCCACAAACTATAACATATTCAGGTCAGGCTGCGTGTTAACATTCACTAAACGCTCGGCGTGTTCATATTTGGAGTCTATTACAGACAGTTGTTCCGTAAAATACAGTAAcaggatttttttcatttagaaaaagtTTTTAAAGGAGTTTTGGTGAATCATTATCTTCACAAAAGAAATTAGCTGCCTGCTAGCGAGTGAGCTAGCGTTAACATCACAAACATCTCTTTGTATGGAGTTACCGAGAGACCTCCACTAGCTGAAGCAGCTCCTGAGACAAATAGCGGGGAACTTTGGAGATTCGTAAAGTTTGTGAAAGCCCAAACCGAGAGAGATCTGCCAACTCGTGTGCTTTGGGATGTCGTGCTGGAGTGGAAAGGCCCGGGGGGGCAGCCAGGGTCTCCAGCCTCTCAGAGCTACTGTTCCCTTCCAGCTCCACAATAAAACCCCACCACGTTGCTGCAGAGATGCACTAACAGGTATGGACAGAGCCGATGGGTCTTTTAAAGCCAGGCTGTTAACATGTGTCAGCATCCTTTTTATTGTCTTCAGTGTCTGTGCTGTTCTCATGCTCATCAGTGTCTTAGTTAACACTAATGTAGTCTAACATTTTTGACTTGATTTCTATAGAAGCAGTATTTGTAGTTTTCAGCTGTCCGAGTAACCTTTAAAGTTCACCCACATTGTgaaggagaaacagaaagaaagcagtGCTACTGTGGTACTTGCAGTACTAGAGATCTCCAGAAGGCTTCGAAGTTAGTGGCTGGGAATACCCCTGTAAcaactgtcagaaaaaaaagagtcaTGTTAATTTACTCTCTTAAAACTGTGCTCATATTACACTTAGTTGACACAGCATTTTAAGCAAGTGGCTGATGTGGCAGCATTTTAATAAAGACTGATTTGTGCATACATCTCTGCAAAATTTCAGATTATTATGAAGTTTCCTCACCATGCCAGCTCAGTTAGGTGTAGAATTAAGCAGATTTTGGCTTTGTATGTAACAATACTAACCAGTTTCTTGGACCTAGACAAGAACTCCTCAGCCAGGAGTTGAAGAGTTGGCTCTTTGGGGGTTGGGTGCTATTATGGAGTTCTCAGGGCCAAGAACTGCTGGTTATGAATGCAAGCAGGAATGTTGGGGTATTTTTGCTTCCTATACCATTCTTGTATTATAGCTAAATTCACCTTCACATTAGAGTTGTTTTGCTTTGGTCATGACCACACATAAACAAAGGTTTTGcgagggttctttggtaaagacagtggtttttATGTCGAACCATGacactcaaaagaaccctttgtgagcttaaatggttctttgcatggtgaaaccattcttcaggttgatggtgagtgtgttgTACATAGTTCTATGTAAaacctttatgaaaatggttctatctaacaacaaaaaaaaagagttctataGATACAATGTCAGGCttataataatagaagaaccctatttTGGCAtgatattctccatcaatctgaagaaaatattcaccatgcaaagggttctctaaGTGTTcgtagttctatatagaaccattgtatTTACCAAAGaacttttgaagaaccatctttttaaagagcgtCCTAACAGCATGCAGCTTAATTTCTCCAAAAGTATTTTAGGCCTTAGGTTTGAAGGGTCATCACGTGGGCCTCAAGTTACTGAAAACGACACCCAGgttcttttttttgcataaaagGGGTCTTAAAGTCTCAAAACAGATTGTGGAACATTTTCTCTTGACAAGCTAATGTTACAAGACCAACTTCTTTATTGAAAATAGGCTGCTTTTCATGTTAGACTGAGGGCATAATGTCCGGGACATTGACCCTAAAAGGAGTTATAGCCTTTCTTGTAAGGACTAAACACTCACATTTGGCTATTTAGGTCAAGCTTTTTTGGGTCAACAGTTGTGTCAAGATTAGAAAGTGACAGGGTTACACAAAACCATTATGTTTATTGATAAAGCTTCAGTAAATTTGTTGGTCCATCTGGTTTTCCATTAGATGAGAGGCCGTGTATATTAGCACGTCTGACTGTTATGTTTCTGCTCTGGTCTTACCCAAGCTGTGTAACTCAAGTCCATGTGCCAGCGCGTGTTTATTTTAGTAGCCAGCTCACTGTGCTCGTGGGGAATGGAGCTGGGGGGGTTGGGATGGGGATAAGTTGAGCTGTGCTGTGCAGAACAGTacatggggggggggtttgCAGTGTTTTGCAACCTACTCAACACCACACGCTTGAGTTTTAACATCTGCTGGTGACAATTGAGCTTTTAGCTCTTAGCAGTATGTCTTCAACAGCACAATGAATAAAGGCACAGTGTAACCACAAGGGCTGGTAAGAGAGCCGCTGTTGTAAAGCCTAAATATCAAATGGGTGGGCATGAGCTGGGTTGTTCTGTGTCATACCATTAAGCCTAAACAACATCTGTGTGAAATATTGGAGCCACTGTGTGGTTCAAAAATGTGGTTtgaatttttaatgtttactgGACCCCAAATTCTAAATTTGTAACAGCCAGACTATCAGGTGGCTACTGGAAACAAATCGTTATTCAAGACTTTTTTTATTAGCTTTTACAGTCACTGTACACTAGTAACCAGACCAGGGCACACATTTCTCAAGCATCTCAGGGTGAGAACACTGATCTAAGGTCTGAGCTTGTCTTCATTAAGCCTCTTAGAGTAGGAGGTTTGATCTAGGATCAGATACTTACTATGAGCACtcttatttgaaatatttaggCTACATGGGCtaattaaacacaataaaacatgcacatttCCAGTACTTTTTATAAGCCAAAATGAACATATAAATGGCATTTATTTGCTCTTTCACAGGCATAACTGGCATTtgaaatttgtaaatgaagaaaacaatttgcctatttaaataacatgtATCAAACAGCAACTTTGAAAGTAAGAGGTGAGTATTTAGCACAATGAAGCGTGCATAACTCTACAACAATCAATTCTTGTTTATttcacttccagtcaaaatggctacAAGttcaatttattaatttagcagaataagaaaaagcaaaacacataGTAATCCTCCAACACTAAGTATTATATCAAATCTATCAGAATTTAAGTTCTACTCTTTAGCTTTGTGCATCCTATACTGCCACTTCCATGTTCttccaacaaaagctgttctCGAAGGAGCCACTGATGTTCACACAAGCAGCTACCCATCACAGCTGCCTTGCAAATTCCTTTCTCATATACTTTCTCATATCTAAAATGGTGAAATGAGAAATTTCTGAGCAGGTTAAATATAAgtatccacttgcataagaaaggagTATGTCAAAAAATAtgttcaaaaaattattaaaagatagagagaaaatgggagATCTAACAACCtcgcaagacctggtagaccaccaaaactgtcatcagataaacagtatttaaagctttcatctttgagagaaaattaAGCTTCACTTTtgcttcatatctgaaaaaatccacaggtgtttctgtccatccttccactatgagaagacaactcaatactATACGTCTGAacagatgtgtagctgtcaagaagctgttactgagaaaaggaaatggaaaaaagaagaaacttgGCACTAGAGCACTGAAACTGGATGTCTGAGATGGGGAGGAAGGTTTTATAGACAGATGAGTCTAAATGTGTTAcagggattatttggattgtgagaagcagacaTTGCCACTAAGGCTGAACGTTGAAGGGGTGGAAAAATATGTTGCGGATTTCTACCATAAATGAATATTTGTAGCATTTTGATGACATATGactatttatttcattttcataaggATATCTCTCTTTACTACATTAACCATAGGACTCTTTTTAGCATCCTTTTCTAAGCAGTTTTTTATCAGTGTGCCCCCATTTTTCCTCCAGTTGAATGCAAGACAAAGGCTCGTCCTCCGAAGCCGACCCTGCGACGGACTCTTTCTCTGGACACGCTGGTGGGGCCGTACCTGCAGGGCCACTGGCCCAAACAGCCGGAAAGTCAGAACATAACCTGTGTCAATGACAAAGCCACACAGGTAATGCACCCAATTACTCAGACTCTGTTACTCAAACAGAAAACCACACAGATCAGACAGTTCTTTTTTGAGTTTCGGTTCCTTTGCTATACATGGAAAAAGTGTTAAAGCAATATGTTGAATTAATCTTGTGAGATTAATACTCAGCGAGCCTGGTCTTAGGCTAACAGATCAGCCAGAGATTATATGATTGgttggagaaagagagaaatgttcAAATCATTTGTCATGTCAGTGAAATTTAACAAAGAGTAAACCAGGCCCCTGGAGACACTGTATCAAATCTCACCAAGTGCTGCTTTACAAGGAATGTTCATGGCATCGCCAGAGGACAGTCTGTTTGATTTTATGAAGCAAGTAgactggttgtaaagcagagcACTTTCCTCTGAGCAGCCCAGGGTTGATTGTGGAAGGATTTTTGTGAAAGCTCGGCTAGGAAGAACGGCCATGTTGTTCTTTCTAAATGGGTTCCACATGGGCTTGGTGGGCAACCCAGAAATGACTGGCAGATTTCTGCTGTGTGAAGCTGACAGAGAGGtttaagaaccctttttgggggTTTTTGGGGCATTGTATGCGGTGGTCACTGGTATAAGTTGTGTTTTTATGATGCTTTTATGGAGGACAGTCTTTGCATAATTTTTGATGGTTGAAGTTGGGCATGGGCAATAAAACGCTATTAATAATGAGcaaaatgaactttttaaagcagtggtatacttttgatgtatttttcaaataacTATGGCCTTCGGTCCCTCATTCCCGAATCAACAGGGGTGTGCATTCTGACAAATTTGATTTGCAAGCATCTGTAAAAGTTTACAAACAGACTTCAACCAAAATTAGCATAGGTCTGTAGGCTTGCTTTTGCAGTACTGgaggttacattttttttaagtttattatttaaaaatagctgAGAGAAATCAGCAGGCTTTGTGTCTGATGAGTAACAGAAGCTCTTAAGATGACCTGATAAGCTGACACTAATTGGTATAACTTGCTGgtataaaaaaatgttattgtaattattttgcGATCACCATTCAAACTTGTAATGTAAATAACACTGCTGTCAAATACAAATATCACGCTATCTTGGTAGTTAACGGTGATtgaagcttcttttttttttttttaaataaatacaattactTTCACAGGAACAATGCATAATTCTGACTGTGTATAATTATACAGGAGCAATGTGTAGTTCTGCTTAATCTTGATTCTCATAGCAGCTGGCAGCCAGTAAAATGTGACTCAACAAGCTAACGACCACAACAAACTCATATGTTAAATAATTAAACCTGCTACCACAAGACAGGCTGTAACAGAAACGTACTAGTAGTATCCAAAATGTACAGCAAGCTCTGCTGGTCTGCTAGGCCTAAGACTTTTTGCATTTACTTACAGATTGATTATTGCTCATCCAAACTAACACATCCACCAACCAGTAAATGAAACGACTGACTTTTTGAGCAGACCGTGTCTTTGACAAGTCCAGCTGATGGTGAGATTAACCACACAGATTAATCCAGAGGTGTTTTCTGTGTTGTCTTTGGGAATGCGTAGAAAACTGCCTCTTTCAGTCCGTCCCTCTGGTACAAGGACATTTTTATCATCGTATCTGCACTTTATGTTCAAAACCTGGCATGCTTGCTGAACTGAAGACTTGATTGAGCGAATGCCAGATATAGTCGCTAAGCAGTGATTTGAGGGCCAAGAAAATGAAGTGGGACTTGAGAGCTGTCTGTCAAAGACAAAGTCACTTAAACATGCAGGAATCCtgaatgatggtaaaatatgttaaacttcAATCCACATCATTTTACACACTGAATACCCatatagtgatttcagtatttaaatACTGGCACCTCAAACAGTTAAGTGCTCGATACCGGTGCACATCCCCAGTAAAGACTTGAACTTAAATCCATTGCTACTGCAGAACACTAGGTAAAACGTGTCTATTCCTTGCTAAATAGTAAAGGCGGGGAAATGTAGCCAATTACTCACAGCAAGGTTTTGATGGTTCAAAATATGCCTCTGTCAGATTTTTCAAATAGTCATGAAAgtgtaaaaaaatcaaatcGTAATTTATTGTTAAGCAGATGAACTTTTCTCTATAAAGACTACTGCAGGTGGCTAAAGTCTACCACCAAAGGTAGGCAATGTTGAGCTGCATTTAATGTTTAGgccaaagaaagaaatagaaagattTCTACAGTCGGCTAAAGGCTACCACACATCGGAAGAGAAGTATTGTGCTGCACAACAAATAGTAAACATCTCTATAGCAGaaattctccaacaaacatcaaactcAGGGATATTTAAGACACTATACATACAAATTTGATCGCATAAAACTTTCAACATCAAACAACACTCCacaaaaatcacaaacaaaGTAACAATGGGACAAACAAATTACAATGGGACTAGATTAGTAACTCCAGTTGAGGTGAAAGACAATTATCATTTGTCTGGCTTTAGATTGGTTACCTTTCTCATTTCAAGTCACGAGTCACCTACATAGGCTTTGTATGCTGTTCTTCTAGATTTTATTTGATAAAATGTGCATTGAGAGATGCTGTGTGGAGCTTTTAGACATTGGGTGGTACAGGAAGTTGCTCAGTGGTGGCGTAGAttgcaaataattttttaattttaagtttttttaaaaatacctttACAAATTCTAATATTAAACTACACTGAAATTCTCACTGCAATTCAAATTCCGCATTGAGATGCATATACAATTTAtcaacatgtattttttataatatGTTTATCCACTTCGCTCAGCCTGCTGCTTTCTGGAATGTGCTACTTATCCTAGATGTGCCGCTCTTCATTCTGctttcacatcattttaaacatgcCTGTTCACTCTCAGGCCTCTTGTATGCTGTTGAAACACATGCTACCCCCCTGTGAACAGGGGTTTGTTCAAGCTTGCAGTGCTGCTCAGCAGGCTACTGATGACTGACCAACCAGAAAAAGAAGGTTTTGTTTGTCATGACCTCCATGGTCTTCGCTTGGCCTCAAGTCTCTtgtgcatacatacacataaacaGTTTTTCAGTGTTGTTTCATATTCCCATAGTTTCTTACACCACTGATGAATGAACATGTTTTGAACTGCTTTTTTCTCCTTGACACAATTCCCAGCACAGACaccatcca
This window harbors:
- the rundc3aa gene encoding RUN domain-containing protein 3A; this encodes MEPVCAHTAMAMGLTSKKPSSRNVAVERKNLITVCRFSVKTLLEKYTAEPIDDSSEEFVNFAAILEHILSHRFKGPGGWFSSDGQRSFWDYVRLACSKVHNNCISSIENIENISTSRAKGRAWIRMALMEKRLSEYIATALRDTRTTRRFYDDGAIMLREEATVLTGMLIGLSAIDFSFCLKGEVLDGKTPAVIDYTPYLKFTQSYDYLSDEEDRRSVDSSASEDSVAEHPYIPLVTDEESWSTKCRKMEQRFKIVYAQKGYLEELVRLRESQLKNVETENKRLNAKLEDLQVQSQQEKKELEAIILELQAQLTGVIPCESAHLPKNESVSLVHHWPSMRAANNQGDVKLFRRRSFHSLTFSSEVSLNSKDSVKTEEKQNGESAWSSAAKDTTPSMLGLCGSLASSPSCKSLASLKSSEYLVNISTEPSPALSPS